From the genome of Lotus japonicus ecotype B-129 chromosome 6, LjGifu_v1.2, one region includes:
- the LOC130725695 gene encoding uncharacterized protein LOC130725695, translating into MHHPLAKWILKVGDGTVDTIDEDETTIEIPWDLLIGQGPDPLLELVNFAYPDIVPNLETDSYFQEREILAPTLESVEHVNNYMLSKLPGVEREYLSYDTPCWSDEDSEVHAEWFTSEFLNDVQCSRIPNHILILKVGVLIMLLQKIDQAAGLCNGTWLRVTHLTQYIIVATVLSGIRLGKTEYIPRITLTPSDSSLPFKFSRRQFPVTLCFAVTINKSQGQSLSHVGLYLLRLVFTHGHLYVALSRVKSRKGLKVLIVDEQGVVSSSTRNVVYKEVF; encoded by the coding sequence ATGCATCATCCTCTTGCAAAATGGATTCTTAAGGTGGGCGATGGAACGGTTGACACCATCGACGAGGATGAGACCACAATTGAGATTCCGTGGGATTTGTTGATCGGACAGGGTCCTGATCCTCTTCTTGAGTTGGTCAATTTTGCTTATCCGGACATAGTGCCGAACTTGGAAACCGATTCGTACTTCCAGGAAAGGGAGATTCTTGCCCCTACACTCGAGAGCGTCGAGCATGTCAACAACTACATGCTGTCAAAGCTTCCCGGTGTCGAGCGCGAGTACTTGAGCTACGATACCCCGTGTTGGTCGGATGAGGATTCCGAGGTTCACGCGGAGTGGTTCACCTCTGAGTTTTTAAACGACGTTCAGTGCTCGAGAATTCCAAACCACATACTGATATTGAAAGTTGGGGTTCTGATCATGCTTCTACAAAAAATAGACCAAGCAGCCGGTCTGTGTAATGGGACCTGGTTGAGGGTCACTCATCTTACTCAGTATATAATTGTTGCGACTGTTTTATCAGGAATCAGGCTGGGTAAAACTGAGTACATTCCGAGGATAACCTTAACGCCTTCTGACTCTAGTCTTCCCTTCAAGTTCTCTCGAAGGCAGTTCCCGGTGACTTTATGCTTCGCGGTGACTATAAACAAGAGTCAGGGCCAGTCCCTTTCTCATGTCGGTTTGTACCTTCTGAGGCTTGTGTTTACTCATGGACATCTGTATGTCGCTCTCTCAAGAGTGAAGTCAAGAAAAGGCTTGAAGGTGCTCATTGTGGATGAGCAAGGGGTGGTTTCGAGCTCCACGCGCAATGTTGTCTACAAAGAAGTTTTTTAG
- the LOC130725694 gene encoding probable protein phosphatase 2C 7: MLFLLLFNQLRCSRPSQPSPRAPPFTAISTLASHPHSEESSDERRGFRKIVGPTAVVVVVCSSHIIISNCGDSRAILYRGKEPITLSADHKPNREDEYARIEAAGGKVIQWNGHRIFGVLAMSRSIVNKLYFDRGVMVWCLLSKKTLSIEYGHAISFSFLMLAFGGNVSKVNMSIAILPMSAEYNWSPSAVGLIQSSFFWGYLLTQV; this comes from the exons AtgctcttcctcctcctctttaaTCAATTGCGCTGTTCACGGCCATCTCAACCCTCGCCGCGAGCCCCTCCATTCACGGCCATCTCAACCCTCGCCTCTCATCCCCATTCTGAAGAAAGCAGCGATGAAAGACGTGGATTTCGAA AAATTGTTGGACCcactgctgttgttgttgttgtctgtTCATCTCATATCATAATTTCAAACTGTGGTGATTCAAGAGCAATTCTATATCGTGGCAAAGAACCCATAACATTATCTGCTGATCATAAA CCTAATCGAGAAGATGAATATGCTAGAATTGAGGCAGCTGGAGGCAAGGTGATACAATGGAATGGTCATCGCATATTTGGTGTTCTTGCAATGTCAAGGTCTATTG TTAATAAATTGTATTTTGATCGAGGAGTCATGGTCTGGTGCTTGCTCAGTAAGAAGACACTCAGCATTGAGTATGGCCATGCTATATCTTTCTCATTCCTTATGCTTGCATTTGGGGGCAATGTTTCCAAG GTAAATATGAGCATTGCTATACTTCCTATGTCAGCAGAGTACAACTGGAGCCCCAGCGCTGTCGGTTTAATACAGTCTTCATTCTTTTGGGGATACCTCCTCACTCAG GTTTAA
- the LOC130723512 gene encoding probable UDP-glucosyl transferase 73B6, with product MDVESEQRPLKLYFIPYLAAGHMIPLCDIAILFASRGQHVTIITTPSNTTTIDSSLPNLHLHTVPFPSRQVGLPDGIESFSSSADLQTTFKVHQGIKLLREPIQLFMEHHPADCVVADYCFPWIDDLTTELHIPRLSFNPSPLFALCAMRAKRGSSSFLISGLPHGDIALNASPPEALTACVEPLLRKELKSHGVLINSFVELDGHEYVKHYERTTGGHKAWLLGPASLVRGTAKEKAERGHEKSVVSTDELLSWLSTKKPSSVLYVCFGSMCSFSNEQLHEMACGIEASSVEFVWVVPAEKRGKEEEEEEEKEKWLPEGFEEKGMILRGWAPQLLILGHPSVGAFLTHCGSNSALEAVSAGVPIITWPVLGDQFYTEKLMTEVRGVGVEVGAEEWSMGGGRRERERVVISRDKIEKAVRRLMGGGEEAEQIRRRVHELGNLANAAVQPGGSSYQNLTALIAHLKTLRDSNSVSSSMPPLH from the coding sequence ATGGATGTTGAAAGTGAACAAAGGCCACTGAAACTTTACTTCATACCATACCTTGCAGCCGGGCACATGATCCCTCTGTGTGACATAGCCATACTCTTTGCCTCCCGCGGCCAACATGTTACCATCATCACCACTCCCTCCAATACCACCACCATCGACTCCTCCCTCCCTAACCTCCACCTCCACACCGTTCCTTTCCCCTCCCGCCAAGTTGGCCTCCCGGACGGCATCGAAAGCTTCTCCTCCTCGGCAGACCTCCAAACCACCTTCAAGGTCCACCAAGGCATCAAACTACTCCGAGAACCCATCCAACTCTTCATGGAGCACCACCCGGCCGATTGCGTCGTCGCCGACTACTGCTTCCCATGGATCGATGACCTCACAACTGAGCTTCATATCCCAAGACTATCCTTCAACCCCTCCCCTCTCTTTGCTCTATGCGCCATGAGAGCAAAGAGAGGATCCTCCTCTTTCCTCATTAGCGGCCTGCCTCACGGTGACATCGCGCTCAACGCCTCCCCGCCAGAGGCGTTGACCGCATGTGTGGAGCCGCTGCTGAGGAAGGAGCTGAAAAGCCATGGCGTGTTAATCAACAGCTTCGTGGAGCTCGACGGACATGAGTACGTCAAACACTATGAGAGAACCACCGGCGGCCACAAGGCTTGGCTCCTTGGCCCCGCATCTCTGGTACGCGGGACCGCTAaggaaaaagcagagagaggTCATGAAAAGAGTGTGGTGAGCACGGATGAGTTGTTGAGTTGGCTGAGCACCAAGAAACCCAGCTCGGTCCTCTACGTTTGCTTCGGAAGCATGTGTAGTTTCTCCAACGAACAGCTTCACGAGATGGCGTGTGGGATTGAAGCGTCCAGCGTGGAGTTCGTGTGGGTGGTTCCGGCGGAGAAGAgagggaaggaggaggaggaggaggaggagaaggagaagtGGTTGCCGGAGGGGTTTGAAGAGAAGGGGATGATCTTGAGGGGGTGGGCACCGCAGCTGCTGATCCTCGGCCACCCTTCTGTGGGCGCGTTCTTGACGCACTGTGGTTCGAACTCGGCGTTGGAGGCGGTTAGCGCGGGGGTTCCGATCATCACATGGCCGGTGCTGGGGGACCAGTTTTACACGGAGAAGCTGATGACGGAGGTGCGGGGGGTTGGGGTGGAGGTGGGTGCGGAGGAGTGGAGCATGGGTGGTGGgaggagggagagggagagggtgGTCATCAGCAGAGATAAGATTGAGAAGGCTGTTAGGAGGTTGATGGGCGGTGGTGAGGAAGCGGAGCAAATCAGACGCCGTGTTCATGAGCTGGGGAACTTGGCTAATGCCGCTGTTCAACCAGGGGGCTCATCCTACCAGAACTTGACGGCGTTGATTGCTCATCTCAAAACATTGAGAGACTCTAACTCTGTCTCTAGCTCTATGCCACCACTTCATTAA